A region from the Pirellulales bacterium genome encodes:
- a CDS encoding recombinase family protein, which yields MRVIVYARVSTVDQADNGISLDAQQAKLAAYASLYDLEVVETIVDAGESAKSLGRPGLQRALSLLRSGKADGLVVVKLDRLTRSVADWQTLIDGYFGEKAGKQLFSVADSIDTRTAAGRLVLNVLLSVAQWERETTGERTREALRHKIRNGERCGKVRFGFDLAADGKTLLPNAVEQQVIVLIGDLRSAGRTLRQIAAELTARRIATKERSSTWTHTTVGRILKRKAA from the coding sequence ATGCGAGTCATCGTCTACGCCCGAGTCAGCACGGTCGATCAAGCCGACAACGGCATCAGTCTGGATGCCCAGCAGGCCAAGCTGGCCGCTTATGCCAGCCTGTACGACTTGGAGGTTGTCGAAACGATCGTGGACGCTGGCGAGTCTGCCAAATCGCTCGGCCGGCCCGGCCTGCAACGAGCACTGAGCCTGCTGCGATCTGGCAAGGCTGACGGGTTGGTCGTCGTGAAACTGGACCGCCTGACGCGCTCGGTCGCCGATTGGCAGACGCTGATCGATGGCTACTTCGGGGAGAAGGCCGGCAAGCAATTGTTCAGCGTCGCCGACAGCATTGATACTCGCACGGCCGCCGGTCGGCTGGTGCTGAACGTCTTGCTCTCCGTCGCGCAGTGGGAACGCGAAACGACTGGCGAGCGGACCCGCGAGGCGCTCCGGCACAAGATTCGGAACGGCGAACGCTGCGGCAAAGTGCGATTCGGCTTCGACCTGGCCGCCGATGGCAAAACTTTGCTGCCCAACGCGGTCGAGCAGCAGGTCATCGTGCTAATTGGTGATCTACGATCAGCCGGCCGCACGCTTCGGCAAATTGCGGCTGAACTCACCGCTCGACGTATCGCGACGAAAGAACGCAGTTCGACCTGGACACACACCACAGTCGGCCGCATTCTGAAGCGAAAGGCGGCGTGA
- a CDS encoding helix-turn-helix transcriptional regulator has protein sequence MKRNLVEQLRKAIADSSQTEYALAKGSGVSQSIVNRFIKGERSIGLETAAKLCEYLNLDLVARR, from the coding sequence ATGAAACGCAATCTAGTCGAGCAACTGCGGAAGGCCATCGCCGACAGCAGCCAGACTGAGTATGCCCTCGCTAAAGGCAGCGGCGTCAGCCAGTCGATCGTCAACCGATTTATCAAGGGCGAGCGTAGCATCGGCCTGGAGACTGCCGCGAAGCTTTGCGAGTACCTGAATCTCGATCTGGTTGCACGTCGCTAA